Genomic DNA from Desulfonatronum thiodismutans:
GGACAGAATCTCAACTTCATCCTTGCCTGCGGTGACCATGGGCTCAATAGCCAGTACCATGCCTGTCTTCAACGGTATGTCGGAATACCGTTGCGGAATGAAGTTTGGAATCTCTGGTTTCTCGTGAAGGCTTCTGCCGATGCCGTGCCCAACGAATCGCTTGACCACGGAACAACCATGATCTTCGACATAACGTTGAATGGCGCGGGATATGTCATAGAGCTGATTACCGACAACAGCCGATTGAATTCCGATATCCAGAGCATCTCGAGTAACATCAAGCAAGGTCTGGGTGCTGTTTGAAATGGTTCCAACGGGAAATGTCCGCGCGGAGTCACCATAAAAGCCTTGGTATATGACTCCGAAGTCAATGCTGACGATGTCGCCTTCCTGAAGAATCCTATCAGAAGGAAATCCGTGAACGACTTGTTCATTTACCGAACAGCAAATTGCGTATGGAAAACCACGATACCCTTTGAACGCAGGCTTCACATTGAACCGAGAGCACCATGTAAGGGCAGTCTCTTCAAGATCAATGGTTTTGACGCCGGGCCTGACGCTTTCCTGCAATGCATCCAGAATAATGGAAACGATCCGATTCGCCTCGCGGAGGATGTTGATCTCTTTCTCATTTTTCAAATAGATGCCCAGATATTTCTTCACACCTACCGCCTGCCTTTGATCCGTGTTTTCTGCATCAGTCCTTCATACTGATGGGTAATGAGATACGAATCGACCTTGCTCATGGTGTCCATGGCGACGACAACAGTGATCAACACGCCCGTTCCACCAAAATAAAATGGAACGTTGAACTGTGAAATGAGCAACATCGGCAGGACGCATATGGCGGAAATGTACAACGAGCCCCAGAGGGTAATCCGACTGAGAACAGTGTCAATGTATTCTCGTGTTTTCAAACCAGGGCGAATACCCGGAATGAAGCCGCCTTGTTTCCGAATATTTTCGGCAATATCCTTAGGATCAAAAATTATTGCCGTATAAAAATAACAAAAGAAAATAATCAACGCGACAAATACAGTATTATAAAGAATCGTCGCGGGATCAAACATCATGGAGACTCTGTTCAAAATCTCAGACTGGGAAAAAGAAGCTAAAGTAGCTGGGAACATCAACATGGAAGACGCGAAGATCGGTGGGATGACTCCCGCGGTATTGATCTTCAACGGCAAATGCGTTGTCTGCCCACCGTACATTTTCCGGCCAAGCATTCGCTTGGCATACTGGATAGGTATTCTGCGTTGCCCGCGTTCCATGAATACGATGAAGACCAAAACGCCTGCAACAAGCAAGGCCAGGAGTAAGGCGACGAACAGAGAAATTTGGCCTGCGCTCATCAACCGAAACGTATTGATGATGGCTCCCGGCAATTGAGCAACGATACCGGCAAAAATGATCAATGAGATTCCGTTGCCGATGCCGTATTCGGTGATCTGTTCACCAATCCACATCAAAAGAACGGTCCCTGACACCATAGTAATAATCGTAGTCAGGCGGAAGGCCCAGCCTGGATCCAGGACCACAGCGGCCCCACCAGGACTGGTCATGTTCTCGATCCCGATGGCGATGCCCAGGCCTTGAACAGCAGCGATCATTACCGTTCCATACCGTGTGTACTGCGTTATCTTCTTGCGTCCGGAGGCACCTTCTTCCTTGAGACGCTTCAACTCCGGACTGACCACCGTCAACAACTGGATGATGATCGATGCGGAGATATAAGGCATGATGCCTAAGGCGAAAATGGACAGATTGCTGAGGCCACCGCCAGCGAACATGTCGAACATTCCGAACAGTGTTCCCTGCATGCTGGCGAAAAAATCCGCCATGGCCCTGGAATCGACCCCGGGAACCGGGATATGAACCCCGATCCGGCATGTCGCCAAAAGCATAAACGTAAACAGGATCTTGCGTTTTAATTCCGCGAGACCACCGGATTTACTGGTTGTTTGTTGCACTCTGTTCGCCTTCCATGGCAACGGCTTGGCCACCGGCTCTGGAAATCTTCTCAATGGCCTGTTTGCTGAATCGATGTGCCTCTACCTGAACGGCGGACGAAATATCGCCCCTGGCCAGAATCTTGATCGGCAGACCTCTCTTGCCGAATCCAGCGGCATAAATGGCTTCCAGTGAAATATGCTCGGTTTGCGGAAAAAATTCCAACAACCGATCCAAATTGACGACAGCGTATTCCGTTCGAAAGGGATTTTTAAATCCTCCCTTAGGGAGCCTCCGTTGTAGAGGCATCTGACCGCCTTCAAAACCGGGAGCCTTGGTTCCCCCGCTCCGGGACTTTTGTCCCTTGTTTCCCTTGCCGGAAGTGCATCCCCAGCCGCTGCCGGACCCTCGTCCAACTCGCTTTCTGTTTTTGCGCTCTTCATAAAACGGATAGAGATCATGTAATTGCATATTGTCCTTCCAGTGTACGCGCGTACAAATTTTAACGCGCAATTACGTGCTTGAAATGGAGGCGATATCGTAGAAAACCGACCTAACGAGTCAGACTGACGCTCTGTCCACGCAAGGCGCTCACCTGTTCCGCGGAACGGAGGGAAACAAGTCCCTGCACGGTGGCTTTGAGCACGTTATGGGGGTTATTGGTCCCAATGGCCTTCGTCAAGATATCGCTAACGCCGACGGCTTCCATTACGGCTCGAACCGGACCACCGGCTATAATTCCCGTCCCCTTGGACGCAGGCTTTAAAACCACGCGCCCGGCTCCGTACTGTCCTTCGACTTTATACGGGACGGTACCGTCGACAAGATTGATCTTTTGCATGGTCTTCCGCGCTCTTTCCGTGGCTTTGCGGATCGCTTCAGGAACCTCGTTGGCCTTGCCGAGGCCATAGCCGACGGAATCCTTGCCGTTGCCGACCACGACAAGAGCACTAAAGCTGAATCGACGACCGCCTTTGACGACTTTGGCCACACGATTCAGATATACGATTTTCTCTATGAACCCTAACTGCGTCTGTTCCATGAAGGTCCCCATTAGAATTTAAGTCCGCCCTCACGAGCGCCATCGGCAAGAGCCTTGATCTTCCCGTGATAGATGTAGCCGCCACGATCAAATACGGCCTGGTGGATATCCTTTTCCTTGGCCTTGCTCGCCAAGTCCTTCCCGACCTGCATGGCCACGTCACGCGTGAAACCGTTCGCGCCGCCGTCCTTTGACAGAATGAAGGATGAAGATGAAGCAAGGGTATGGCCATTGTCGTCATCGACCAATTGCGCATAGATGTATGCGTTGGACCGAAATACGACCAAGCGAGGACACAGGGCATTACCACTAATTTTTTTCCGAATACGCTGCCTACGACGCATTCTGGCTTGATTTTTAGTGTATTTCATGAACCAATCCTACTTTTTACCTGTTTTGCCGGCCTTACGCCGAATCACTTCATCTGAGTATTTTATACCCTTGCCTTTGAACGGCTCAGGCGGGCGGAAACGACGTATTTGCGCGGCCACTTCGCCGACCTGCTCTTTGTCGATTCCCTGCAAGGTCAGCTTGTTTCCCTCGACCTTGGCGGACATGCCTTGCGGCAGATTGTACTCGACTGGATGAGAAAAACCAACGTTCAGGGTGATTTTAGGGCCATCAACAGCGACTTTATAACCGACGCCGATAACTTCGAGAATTTTTTGAAAGCCTTCGGTCACTCCACGTACGGAATTGGCCAGAAGAGTTCGCCGCAAACCGAACTGCTCTCGGGCGACCCGAGAATCGTCAACTCGACTCAGATGCACGGCATCATCCTTCAACTCATACGTAATCTTGGAGTGGGTCGGAGTTCTCAACTCTCCCTTGGGCCCCTTGATTTCGATCACGTCCTTGTGGACACGGACCTCGACGCCCTTGGGCACCGGAACCGGATTCTTACCAATGCGTGACATTATCGCTTCTCCTTACCAAACTTCACAGAGCAGTTCACCGCCGACATTTTCGGACCTGGCGGCCCGTCCTTCCAAAACACCCTTGGGCGTGGAAAGGATGGCAATGCCGAGACCGTTTTGAACGGCGGGTATTTCCTTCGCTCCGACGTAAATTCGAAGACCGGGCTTGCTCAGCCGTCGAGATCCGGAAATAGCTCCCTTTGAAGAGAGATATTTGAGGACAACGCGGATATTACGCTCCTCACGAGCTACATCTGAAACAAAACCATGATCTTTGAGGATAGCGGCAATGGACTCCGTCATCCGAGACGCGGGGAAGTGGACATCTTTGTGCAGGGCCTTTTGGGCGTTCCGAATTCGCGTAAGCATGTCCGCTATGGGATCATTAAGCAACATGGGCAGACCTCGTTTACCAACTAGATTTTCTTACCCCGGGCAATTCTCCTGCCAGGGACATATTGCGAAAGCAGATGCGACAAATTCCAAAATGCCGTAAAAAAGCACGAGACCGGCCGCACAAGGGGCAGCGATTATAGGCGCGAGTCGAAAATTTTGGTTTTCTTGCGGCCTTGATTTTAAGAGCGGTGCGAGCCAAAGCATCCTCCTTGCGTTATTTTTTAAATGGCATGCCCAACAACTGCAGAAGGGCCTTGCCTTCCTTGTCGGTGGAAGCAGTGGTCACGATGGTGATGTTCATACCCTTAACCCTGTCGACTCGATCCATGTTGATCTCGGGAAATATGGTATGTTCCTTGATACCCATGGTGAAGTTCCCTCGCCCGTCAAAGCCGCGATCAGGAATACCGCGGAAGTCGCGGACGCGAGGCAAGGAGAAGGACACCAACTTATCCAAAAAGTCCCACATGCGCTCCCGACGCAAGGTGACGCGGCAACCGACCGGCATTCCTTCACGCAGCTTGTAAGCTGCGATGGATTTTTTTGCCCTGGTAATAACGGCCTTCTGCCCTGCGATCTGGGTCAGCTCCGAAACGGCGTCTTCGATCAGCTTATTGTTTTGAGAAGCTTCACCAAGGCCGATGTTCAGGCTGATGCATTGGATTTTAGGAATCTCCATCGGAGAGGAGTACCCGAAATCCTTCATCAGTTCCGGGGCGACCTTGCTCTTGTATATTTCCTGCAGCCTAGACATGACGCACCTTACGCAATAATTTCGTTACACTTTTTACAAAAACGCACTTTTTTGTCTTCGTCAATGAACTTGTACCCAACCCTGGTGGGTTTGGCGCAGTTATCACAAACAAGCGTGACGTTGGACAAGTGCAAAGGATTTTCCTTTTCCTTGATCCCGCCGGCTTCCCCTTTGTACGGATTGCCCTTGGAATGCCGTTTGACCTTATTTACGCCCTCAACAAGAATACGTTCTGTTTTAGGAAAAAGTTTCAAGACCTTGCCGATCTTTCCCTTTTCCTTTCCCACCATGATCATGACCTTGTCGTTTTTATGGATCTTTCGATTTTTCATGATACTTACCTACAGTACTTCAGGAGCCAAGGAGACGATTTTCATGAAATTCTTGGATCGCAACTCCCGAGCGACCGGCCCGAAAATACGCGTTCCCACGGGCTCGTTCTGCTTGTTCAGAAGTACGGCTGAGTTGTTGTCGAACCGGATGAAGGATCCGTCCGGTCGGTTGACTTCCTTTTTGGTCCGGACGATGACGGCTCGCATCACCTCGCCCTTTTTAACCTTTGAGTGAGGCATGGCTTCCTTGACGGAAACGACGATAATATCGCCAATGGATGCGTATCTGCGATGACTCCCGCCGAGTACTTTGACACAGAAAACCTTCTTAGCGCCAGAGTTGTCGGCGACGTCGAGCATAGATTGAACCTGGATCATAATAGCCTCTTAGACAGCCTTTTGCAGTACTTGTTTAAGTTGCCAGCACTTGCGCTTACTCAAGGGTCGGCTTT
This window encodes:
- the rplE gene encoding 50S ribosomal protein L5, yielding MSRLQEIYKSKVAPELMKDFGYSSPMEIPKIQCISLNIGLGEASQNNKLIEDAVSELTQIAGQKAVITRAKKSIAAYKLREGMPVGCRVTLRRERMWDFLDKLVSFSLPRVRDFRGIPDRGFDGRGNFTMGIKEHTIFPEINMDRVDRVKGMNITIVTTASTDKEGKALLQLLGMPFKK
- a CDS encoding type Z 30S ribosomal protein S14, translating into MARTALKIKAARKPKFSTRAYNRCPLCGRSRAFLRHFGICRICFRNMSLAGELPGVRKSSW
- the rplN gene encoding 50S ribosomal protein L14 encodes the protein MIQVQSMLDVADNSGAKKVFCVKVLGGSHRRYASIGDIIVVSVKEAMPHSKVKKGEVMRAVIVRTKKEVNRPDGSFIRFDNNSAVLLNKQNEPVGTRIFGPVARELRSKNFMKIVSLAPEVL
- the secY gene encoding preprotein translocase subunit SecY, with translation MQQTTSKSGGLAELKRKILFTFMLLATCRIGVHIPVPGVDSRAMADFFASMQGTLFGMFDMFAGGGLSNLSIFALGIMPYISASIIIQLLTVVSPELKRLKEEGASGRKKITQYTRYGTVMIAAVQGLGIAIGIENMTSPGGAAVVLDPGWAFRLTTIITMVSGTVLLMWIGEQITEYGIGNGISLIIFAGIVAQLPGAIINTFRLMSAGQISLFVALLLALLVAGVLVFIVFMERGQRRIPIQYAKRMLGRKMYGGQTTHLPLKINTAGVIPPIFASSMLMFPATLASFSQSEILNRVSMMFDPATILYNTVFVALIIFFCYFYTAIIFDPKDIAENIRKQGGFIPGIRPGLKTREYIDTVLSRITLWGSLYISAICVLPMLLISQFNVPFYFGGTGVLITVVVAMDTMSKVDSYLITHQYEGLMQKTRIKGRR
- the rplX gene encoding 50S ribosomal protein L24; translated protein: MKNRKIHKNDKVMIMVGKEKGKIGKVLKLFPKTERILVEGVNKVKRHSKGNPYKGEAGGIKEKENPLHLSNVTLVCDNCAKPTRVGYKFIDEDKKVRFCKKCNEIIA
- the rpsE gene encoding 30S ribosomal protein S5, with the translated sequence MEQTQLGFIEKIVYLNRVAKVVKGGRRFSFSALVVVGNGKDSVGYGLGKANEVPEAIRKATERARKTMQKINLVDGTVPYKVEGQYGAGRVVLKPASKGTGIIAGGPVRAVMEAVGVSDILTKAIGTNNPHNVLKATVQGLVSLRSAEQVSALRGQSVSLTR
- the rpsH gene encoding 30S ribosomal protein S8, translating into MLNDPIADMLTRIRNAQKALHKDVHFPASRMTESIAAILKDHGFVSDVAREERNIRVVLKYLSSKGAISGSRRLSKPGLRIYVGAKEIPAVQNGLGIAILSTPKGVLEGRAARSENVGGELLCEVW
- the map gene encoding type I methionyl aminopeptidase, yielding MKKYLGIYLKNEKEINILREANRIVSIILDALQESVRPGVKTIDLEETALTWCSRFNVKPAFKGYRGFPYAICCSVNEQVVHGFPSDRILQEGDIVSIDFGVIYQGFYGDSARTFPVGTISNSTQTLLDVTRDALDIGIQSAVVGNQLYDISRAIQRYVEDHGCSVVKRFVGHGIGRSLHEKPEIPNFIPQRYSDIPLKTGMVLAIEPMVTAGKDEVEILSDRWTAVTKDNSLAAHFEHTIALTSNGPEILSRSYAEYGQGRSH
- the rplF gene encoding 50S ribosomal protein L6, with translation MSRIGKNPVPVPKGVEVRVHKDVIEIKGPKGELRTPTHSKITYELKDDAVHLSRVDDSRVAREQFGLRRTLLANSVRGVTEGFQKILEVIGVGYKVAVDGPKITLNVGFSHPVEYNLPQGMSAKVEGNKLTLQGIDKEQVGEVAAQIRRFRPPEPFKGKGIKYSDEVIRRKAGKTGKK
- the rplR gene encoding 50S ribosomal protein L18; this translates as MKYTKNQARMRRRQRIRKKISGNALCPRLVVFRSNAYIYAQLVDDDNGHTLASSSSFILSKDGGANGFTRDVAMQVGKDLASKAKEKDIHQAVFDRGGYIYHGKIKALADGAREGGLKF
- the rplO gene encoding 50S ribosomal protein L15; this encodes MQLHDLYPFYEERKNRKRVGRGSGSGWGCTSGKGNKGQKSRSGGTKAPGFEGGQMPLQRRLPKGGFKNPFRTEYAVVNLDRLLEFFPQTEHISLEAIYAAGFGKRGLPIKILARGDISSAVQVEAHRFSKQAIEKISRAGGQAVAMEGEQSATNNQ